In Mucilaginibacter celer, one DNA window encodes the following:
- a CDS encoding family 43 glycosylhydrolase produces MKQRLIFALFLLVYCTTLHAQKHMIPNPITGGYFADPTIVKDKGRYFIYATIDPWGANELAVLETTDFIKFNRHHINWPTKRACTSKTSLDEMVWAPSVVKGRDSRFYMYVAVGGEVWGGVSSTPLGPWKNLKKDNSPMVKSTDYPKVHNIDPDCFIDTDGSAYLYWGSGYNWINGHCMAVKLKSDMVSFDGVPKDITTPHFFEGAHMVKRNQTYYLMFSEGKAIDASYQVGYAKGRSPLGPFTENKHRVILNTSADSTVIGPGHHTTFLNKGQRYILYHRIFPQKESFVLRQLCLDSLNFDVNGDIKKVSTKGVKKV; encoded by the coding sequence ATGAAACAGCGTTTAATATTTGCCTTGTTCCTGTTGGTGTATTGCACCACTTTGCACGCGCAAAAGCATATGATACCTAATCCAATAACCGGAGGCTACTTTGCCGATCCTACTATTGTAAAAGATAAAGGCCGCTATTTTATTTATGCTACAATCGATCCATGGGGGGCTAACGAATTAGCTGTACTGGAAACAACCGATTTTATTAAGTTTAACAGGCATCATATCAATTGGCCAACAAAGCGGGCCTGTACCAGCAAAACCTCGCTTGATGAAATGGTTTGGGCGCCATCGGTAGTAAAGGGCAGAGATAGCCGGTTTTATATGTATGTAGCGGTAGGAGGAGAGGTTTGGGGAGGCGTAAGTAGCACGCCGCTTGGCCCCTGGAAAAACTTGAAAAAGGACAATTCACCAATGGTAAAATCTACAGATTATCCTAAAGTCCATAATATCGATCCGGATTGTTTTATTGATACCGACGGGAGTGCTTACCTATATTGGGGATCAGGTTATAACTGGATTAACGGGCACTGCATGGCCGTAAAGCTTAAAAGCGATATGGTATCATTTGATGGGGTACCTAAAGATATTACCACGCCGCATTTTTTTGAAGGGGCGCATATGGTTAAACGTAACCAAACCTATTACCTTATGTTTTCGGAGGGAAAAGCTATCGATGCAAGCTACCAGGTAGGTTATGCGAAAGGAAGAAGCCCTCTTGGCCCTTTTACTGAAAATAAGCATAGGGTAATACTGAATACCTCTGCTGATAGCACGGTTATTGGCCCCGGACATCATACTACTTTTTTAAATAAAGGGCAGCGCTATATTTTATATCACCGCATTTTTCCGCAAAAAGAATCTTTTGTGTTAAGGCAGCTTTGCCTTGATAGTTTAAATTTTGATGTAAACGGCGACATAAAAAAAGTGAGCACTAAAGGGGTGAAAAAAGTTTAA